A genomic stretch from Arachis stenosperma cultivar V10309 chromosome 3, arast.V10309.gnm1.PFL2, whole genome shotgun sequence includes:
- the LOC130968412 gene encoding disease resistance protein RUN1-like isoform X4, with protein MECRSIQSLASSSTRPKYDVFVSFRGEDVRNTFADHLFAAFRRNGIVAFRDDRNLMQGQHISTELVQAIEGSQVLIVIFSKNYATSSWCLQELAKMLDCSNTITEPNLLPIFYDVTPSEVRKQTGDYGKALAEHEERFKDNSKMVQQWRESLLQVSNLSGWEIRNKQENGEIEKIVKRVRSKLGCNLLSVDGLVGMQSRVEQLENLIDFNSNNEVRVVGVCGMGGIGKSTLAKVVYDRNLHKYGAHCFVDDISKVFRGVGLLSLQKQLVCQITNGEIQDIYNHYQAESLIKTMLRCQKALIVLDNADDVDQLENLGVTRDCLYPGSRIVVTSRDQHVLNSFGLDETYKVQLLNDDEAHQLFCEKAFDDNIIISCEEISREYKKLTDLALEYAQGLPLAIKVLGSYLRSRDISVWRSALDRLKNNPKKEIADVLQLSFDGLEPLEKEIFLDIACFFNHQVDWHVEDMLYCRGLHPKIGISVLIDKSLITINERDNIRMHDLLQELGRRIVRQSAPNEPWKWSRIWCKEDFQRIMFGNTVIDDVKAVQLMERYDERNMTLRAETLSRMRRLEFLRIESVSFSGSINSISSELRYLEWEEYPFTYFPSCCKLSKLVNLVLQNSNIKQLWDGTMCLDNLKELNLSDSENLVKPPNLSQAPNLERLFVRRCRKLKHIHPSTGDLRKLVVLDLSGCTSLTSFPVTVFGISSLEEVHNESTDRVAIVIPGSGVPIPRWFKDQNKGADNSIWIESFPNVNDNNWIGIALCAKIVLQFAQTHLIFILFYDQMGNGNLLHFVELGKEEDARSEMVLLCLFYFSRQRLIQGLKQHDLDGSRFQFKVDVAGYLEVKKWGMRVVLNQDME; from the exons ATGGAGTGCAGGAGCATTCAAAGCCTGGCATCGAGTAGCACAAGACCCAAATATGATGTGTTTGTGAGCTTCAGAGGTGAGGACGTACGCAACACCTTCGCTGATCATCTCTTTGCCGCTTTCCGTAGAAACGGAATAGTTGCATTCAGGGACGATAGAAATCTGATGCAAGGACAGCACATCTCCACTGAGCTGGTGCAAGCAATTGAAGGATCTCAGGTTCTCATTGTCATCTTCTCTAAGAACTATGCTACTTCTTCATGGTGCTTGCAGGAACTCGCTAAGATGCTTGATTGCAGCAATACGATAACAGAACCAAATCTGTTGCCTATTTTCTATGATGTGACTCCGTCTGAGGTGCGTAAACAGACTGGAGACTATGGGAAAGCGTTGGCTGAGCATGAAGAAAGATTCAAAGATAACTCAAAGATGGTGCAACAATGGAGGGAATCTCTGCTGCAAGTCTCCAATCTCTCTGGTTGGGAAATACGAAATAA GCAAGAGAATGGAGAGATTGAAAAGATTGTTAAAAGGGTGAGAAGCAAATTAGGTTGCAATTTGTTAAGTGTGGATGGGTTGGTTGGGATGCAATCTCGTGTGGAACAATTAGAAAACCTGATTGATTTCAACTCCAATAATGAAGTTCGGGTTGTAGGCGTTTGTGGCATGGGTGGGATAGGAAAGTCAACACTTGCTAAGGTGGTGTATGATAGAAACCTTCATAAATATGGTGCTCATTGTTTTGTTGACGATATAAGCAAAGTTTTTCGTGGAGTTGGTCTACTTTCACTACAAAAGCAACTTGTTTGTCAAATTACAAATGGAGAGATCCAAGATATATACAATCATTACCAGGCTGAGAGTTTGATCAAAACTATGCTCCGCTGTCAAAAGGCTCTGATTGTTCTAGATAATGCCGATGATGTTGATCAGTTAGAGAACCTTGGCGTGACTCGTGATTGTCTATATCCAGGAAGCAGAATTGTAGTAACTTCTAGAGATCAGCATGTCTTGAACTCTTTTGGGCTAGATGAAACATACAAAGTTCAACTCTTGAATGACGATgaagctcatcaattgtttTGTGAAAAAGCTTTTGatgataatataattataaGTTGTGAAGAGATTAGCAGAGAATACAAAAAGTTGACGGATCTTGCACTTGAATATGCTCAAGGCCTTCCCTTGGCAATTAAAGTTTTGGGGTCATATCTACGCAGTCGAGATATCTCTGTATGGAGAAGTGCCTTAGATAGACtgaaaaataatccaaagaaggAAATCGCAGATGTGCTTCAACTTAGTTTTGACGGATTGGAACCCCTGGAAAAGGAAATATTTTTGGACATTGCTTGTTTCTTCAACCACCAAGTGGATTGGCATGTGGAAGACATGTTGTATTGTCGTGGTCTTCATCCAAAGATTGGAATAAGTGTACTCATCGATAAATCATTAATAACAATTAATGAACGGGACAATATTAGAATGCATGACCTGTTGCAAGAGTTAGGCAGGAGAATAGTTCGGCAGAGTGCTCCAAATGAGCCATGGAAGTGGAGTAGGATATGGTGCAAAGAGGATTTTCAACGTATTATGTTTGGAAATACG GTAATTGATGATGTTAAGGCCGTGCAATTGATGGAACGATACGATGAAAGAAATATGACATTAAGAGCAGAAACATTATCAAGAATGAGACGACTTGAATTTCTCAGAATAGAAAGTGTTAGTTTTTCTGGAAGTATTAATAGCATTTCTAGCGAATTGCGATATCTTGAGTGGGAAGAGTATCCGTTTACGTATTTTCCATCATGTTGTAAGCTATCCAAGCTTGTGAATTTAGTCTTGCAAAACAGCAACATCAAGCAACTATGGGATGGCACAATG TGTCTGGACAATTTGAAGGAATTGAATCTCTCTGACTCCGAAAATCTTGTGAAGCCTCCAAACCTTAGCCAGGCTCCAAATCTTGAGCGGCTGTTCGTTAGAAGATGTAGAAAGCTTAAGCACATCCATCCATCAACTGGAGACCTAAGAAAACTTGTTGTGTTAGATTTGAGTGGGTGCACAAGTTTAACGAGTTTTCCCGTCACTGTATTCGGTATATCTTCACTAGAAGAG GTACACAATGAATCCACTGATAGAGTTGCCATTGTAATACCAGGGAGTGGAGTTCCAATTCCAAGGTGGTTTAAGGATCAGAATAAGGGGGCGGATAATTCAATCTGGATAGAATCATTTCCGAATGTCAATGACAACAATTGGATTGGCATTGCCCTTTGTGCCAAGATTGTTCTTCAATTTGCACAAACCCACTTAATTTTTATCCTCTTTTACGACCAAATGGGAAATGGCAATCTCCTGCACTTTGTTGAGCTTGGAAAAGAGGAGGATGCGAGGAGTGAAATGGTTCTACTCTGCCTATTCTATTTTTCTCGCCAACGACTCATTCAGGGTTTAAAACAGCATGATCTTGATGGATCCCGCTTTCAATTCAAAGTAGACGTCGCCGGGTATTTGGAAGTGAAGAAGTGGGGAATGCGTGTGGTACTGAACCAGGATATGGAGTAA
- the LOC130968412 gene encoding disease resistance protein RUN1-like isoform X1 produces MECRSIQSLASSSTRPKYDVFVSFRGEDVRNTFADHLFAAFRRNGIVAFRDDRNLMQGQHISTELVQAIEGSQVLIVIFSKNYATSSWCLQELAKMLDCSNTITEPNLLPIFYDVTPSEVRKQTGDYGKALAEHEERFKDNSKMVQQWRESLLQVSNLSGWEIRNKQENGEIEKIVKRVRSKLGCNLLSVDGLVGMQSRVEQLENLIDFNSNNEVRVVGVCGMGGIGKSTLAKVVYDRNLHKYGAHCFVDDISKVFRGVGLLSLQKQLVCQITNGEIQDIYNHYQAESLIKTMLRCQKALIVLDNADDVDQLENLGVTRDCLYPGSRIVVTSRDQHVLNSFGLDETYKVQLLNDDEAHQLFCEKAFDDNIIISCEEISREYKKLTDLALEYAQGLPLAIKVLGSYLRSRDISVWRSALDRLKNNPKKEIADVLQLSFDGLEPLEKEIFLDIACFFNHQVDWHVEDMLYCRGLHPKIGISVLIDKSLITINERDNIRMHDLLQELGRRIVRQSAPNEPWKWSRIWCKEDFQRIMFGNTVIDDVKAVQLMERYDERNMTLRAETLSRMRRLEFLRIESVSFSGSINSISSELRYLEWEEYPFTYFPSCCKLSKLVNLVLQNSNIKQLWDGTMCLDNLKELNLSDSENLVKPPNLSQAPNLERLFVRRCRKLKHIHPSTGDLRKLVVLDLSGCTSLTSFPVTVFGISSLEEVNLSGCSRLFGGKELENGSESSIQCQSTVWSTFKRLKLRLPFHFFNYSKSRYNHVFHLWRLSLARLSCVYDLDLSYCNLHTIPEAISSLHYLEILYFRGNNIVRVPDFINKLPRLRVLMLDNCKRLMYVDEFPLPLPLPYPAAERTKLVKRGHLRLWNCPKILEKERLSGMGSSWMREYIKVHNESTDRVAIVIPGSGVPIPRWFKDQNKGADNSIWIESFPNVNDNNWIGIALCAKIVLQFAQTHLIFILFYDQMGNGNLLHFVELGKEEDARSEMVLLCLFYFSRQRLIQGLKQHDLDGSRFQFKVDVAGYLEVKKWGMRVVLNQDME; encoded by the exons ATGGAGTGCAGGAGCATTCAAAGCCTGGCATCGAGTAGCACAAGACCCAAATATGATGTGTTTGTGAGCTTCAGAGGTGAGGACGTACGCAACACCTTCGCTGATCATCTCTTTGCCGCTTTCCGTAGAAACGGAATAGTTGCATTCAGGGACGATAGAAATCTGATGCAAGGACAGCACATCTCCACTGAGCTGGTGCAAGCAATTGAAGGATCTCAGGTTCTCATTGTCATCTTCTCTAAGAACTATGCTACTTCTTCATGGTGCTTGCAGGAACTCGCTAAGATGCTTGATTGCAGCAATACGATAACAGAACCAAATCTGTTGCCTATTTTCTATGATGTGACTCCGTCTGAGGTGCGTAAACAGACTGGAGACTATGGGAAAGCGTTGGCTGAGCATGAAGAAAGATTCAAAGATAACTCAAAGATGGTGCAACAATGGAGGGAATCTCTGCTGCAAGTCTCCAATCTCTCTGGTTGGGAAATACGAAATAA GCAAGAGAATGGAGAGATTGAAAAGATTGTTAAAAGGGTGAGAAGCAAATTAGGTTGCAATTTGTTAAGTGTGGATGGGTTGGTTGGGATGCAATCTCGTGTGGAACAATTAGAAAACCTGATTGATTTCAACTCCAATAATGAAGTTCGGGTTGTAGGCGTTTGTGGCATGGGTGGGATAGGAAAGTCAACACTTGCTAAGGTGGTGTATGATAGAAACCTTCATAAATATGGTGCTCATTGTTTTGTTGACGATATAAGCAAAGTTTTTCGTGGAGTTGGTCTACTTTCACTACAAAAGCAACTTGTTTGTCAAATTACAAATGGAGAGATCCAAGATATATACAATCATTACCAGGCTGAGAGTTTGATCAAAACTATGCTCCGCTGTCAAAAGGCTCTGATTGTTCTAGATAATGCCGATGATGTTGATCAGTTAGAGAACCTTGGCGTGACTCGTGATTGTCTATATCCAGGAAGCAGAATTGTAGTAACTTCTAGAGATCAGCATGTCTTGAACTCTTTTGGGCTAGATGAAACATACAAAGTTCAACTCTTGAATGACGATgaagctcatcaattgtttTGTGAAAAAGCTTTTGatgataatataattataaGTTGTGAAGAGATTAGCAGAGAATACAAAAAGTTGACGGATCTTGCACTTGAATATGCTCAAGGCCTTCCCTTGGCAATTAAAGTTTTGGGGTCATATCTACGCAGTCGAGATATCTCTGTATGGAGAAGTGCCTTAGATAGACtgaaaaataatccaaagaaggAAATCGCAGATGTGCTTCAACTTAGTTTTGACGGATTGGAACCCCTGGAAAAGGAAATATTTTTGGACATTGCTTGTTTCTTCAACCACCAAGTGGATTGGCATGTGGAAGACATGTTGTATTGTCGTGGTCTTCATCCAAAGATTGGAATAAGTGTACTCATCGATAAATCATTAATAACAATTAATGAACGGGACAATATTAGAATGCATGACCTGTTGCAAGAGTTAGGCAGGAGAATAGTTCGGCAGAGTGCTCCAAATGAGCCATGGAAGTGGAGTAGGATATGGTGCAAAGAGGATTTTCAACGTATTATGTTTGGAAATACG GTAATTGATGATGTTAAGGCCGTGCAATTGATGGAACGATACGATGAAAGAAATATGACATTAAGAGCAGAAACATTATCAAGAATGAGACGACTTGAATTTCTCAGAATAGAAAGTGTTAGTTTTTCTGGAAGTATTAATAGCATTTCTAGCGAATTGCGATATCTTGAGTGGGAAGAGTATCCGTTTACGTATTTTCCATCATGTTGTAAGCTATCCAAGCTTGTGAATTTAGTCTTGCAAAACAGCAACATCAAGCAACTATGGGATGGCACAATG TGTCTGGACAATTTGAAGGAATTGAATCTCTCTGACTCCGAAAATCTTGTGAAGCCTCCAAACCTTAGCCAGGCTCCAAATCTTGAGCGGCTGTTCGTTAGAAGATGTAGAAAGCTTAAGCACATCCATCCATCAACTGGAGACCTAAGAAAACTTGTTGTGTTAGATTTGAGTGGGTGCACAAGTTTAACGAGTTTTCCCGTCACTGTATTCGGTATATCTTCACTAGAAGAGGTAAATCTGAGCGGGTGCTCAAGATTATTTGGTGGGAAAGAGTTGGAGAATGGAAGTGAGAGTAGTATCCAATGCCAATCGACAGTATGGTCCACTTTTAAAAGGCTTAAGCTTAGGTTACCATTCCATTTCTTCAATTATTCTAAAAGTAGATACAACCATGTGTTCCATCTGTGGAGGCTTTCTCTGGCTCGCTTAAGCTGCGTGTATGATCTTGACCTAAGTTATTGTAATCTGCATACTATCCCTGAGGCCATATCATCCTTACATTATTTAGAGATCTTATATTTCAGGGGAAACAATATAGTTAGAGTACCTGATTTCATAAACAAGCTTCCCAGACTGAGAGTGTTGATGTTAGATAACTGCAAACGGCTAATGTACGTAGATGAGTTCCCATTACCATTACCATTACCCTATCCAGCGGCAGAGCGAACAAAACTTGTGAAACGGGGACATTTGAGATTGTGGAACTGCCCGAAAATATTAGAGAAGGAAAGGTTGAGTGGAATGGGTAGTTCATGGATGAGAGAGTACATTAAG GTACACAATGAATCCACTGATAGAGTTGCCATTGTAATACCAGGGAGTGGAGTTCCAATTCCAAGGTGGTTTAAGGATCAGAATAAGGGGGCGGATAATTCAATCTGGATAGAATCATTTCCGAATGTCAATGACAACAATTGGATTGGCATTGCCCTTTGTGCCAAGATTGTTCTTCAATTTGCACAAACCCACTTAATTTTTATCCTCTTTTACGACCAAATGGGAAATGGCAATCTCCTGCACTTTGTTGAGCTTGGAAAAGAGGAGGATGCGAGGAGTGAAATGGTTCTACTCTGCCTATTCTATTTTTCTCGCCAACGACTCATTCAGGGTTTAAAACAGCATGATCTTGATGGATCCCGCTTTCAATTCAAAGTAGACGTCGCCGGGTATTTGGAAGTGAAGAAGTGGGGAATGCGTGTGGTACTGAACCAGGATATGGAGTAA
- the LOC130968412 gene encoding disease resistance protein RUN1-like isoform X3 yields MVQQWRESLLQVSNLSGWEIRNKQENGEIEKIVKRVRSKLGCNLLSVDGLVGMQSRVEQLENLIDFNSNNEVRVVGVCGMGGIGKSTLAKVVYDRNLHKYGAHCFVDDISKVFRGVGLLSLQKQLVCQITNGEIQDIYNHYQAESLIKTMLRCQKALIVLDNADDVDQLENLGVTRDCLYPGSRIVVTSRDQHVLNSFGLDETYKVQLLNDDEAHQLFCEKAFDDNIIISCEEISREYKKLTDLALEYAQGLPLAIKVLGSYLRSRDISVWRSALDRLKNNPKKEIADVLQLSFDGLEPLEKEIFLDIACFFNHQVDWHVEDMLYCRGLHPKIGISVLIDKSLITINERDNIRMHDLLQELGRRIVRQSAPNEPWKWSRIWCKEDFQRIMFGNTVIDDVKAVQLMERYDERNMTLRAETLSRMRRLEFLRIESVSFSGSINSISSELRYLEWEEYPFTYFPSCCKLSKLVNLVLQNSNIKQLWDGTMCLDNLKELNLSDSENLVKPPNLSQAPNLERLFVRRCRKLKHIHPSTGDLRKLVVLDLSGCTSLTSFPVTVFGISSLEEVNLSGCSRLFGGKELENGSESSIQCQSTVWSTFKRLKLRLPFHFFNYSKSRYNHVFHLWRLSLARLSCVYDLDLSYCNLHTIPEAISSLHYLEILYFRGNNIVRVPDFINKLPRLRVLMLDNCKRLMYVDEFPLPLPLPYPAAERTKLVKRGHLRLWNCPKILEKERLSGMGSSWMREYIKVHNESTDRVAIVIPGSGVPIPRWFKDQNKGADNSIWIESFPNVNDNNWIGIALCAKIVLQFAQTHLIFILFYDQMGNGNLLHFVELGKEEDARSEMVLLCLFYFSRQRLIQGLKQHDLDGSRFQFKVDVAGYLEVKKWGMRVVLNQDME; encoded by the exons ATGGTGCAACAATGGAGGGAATCTCTGCTGCAAGTCTCCAATCTCTCTGGTTGGGAAATACGAAATAA GCAAGAGAATGGAGAGATTGAAAAGATTGTTAAAAGGGTGAGAAGCAAATTAGGTTGCAATTTGTTAAGTGTGGATGGGTTGGTTGGGATGCAATCTCGTGTGGAACAATTAGAAAACCTGATTGATTTCAACTCCAATAATGAAGTTCGGGTTGTAGGCGTTTGTGGCATGGGTGGGATAGGAAAGTCAACACTTGCTAAGGTGGTGTATGATAGAAACCTTCATAAATATGGTGCTCATTGTTTTGTTGACGATATAAGCAAAGTTTTTCGTGGAGTTGGTCTACTTTCACTACAAAAGCAACTTGTTTGTCAAATTACAAATGGAGAGATCCAAGATATATACAATCATTACCAGGCTGAGAGTTTGATCAAAACTATGCTCCGCTGTCAAAAGGCTCTGATTGTTCTAGATAATGCCGATGATGTTGATCAGTTAGAGAACCTTGGCGTGACTCGTGATTGTCTATATCCAGGAAGCAGAATTGTAGTAACTTCTAGAGATCAGCATGTCTTGAACTCTTTTGGGCTAGATGAAACATACAAAGTTCAACTCTTGAATGACGATgaagctcatcaattgtttTGTGAAAAAGCTTTTGatgataatataattataaGTTGTGAAGAGATTAGCAGAGAATACAAAAAGTTGACGGATCTTGCACTTGAATATGCTCAAGGCCTTCCCTTGGCAATTAAAGTTTTGGGGTCATATCTACGCAGTCGAGATATCTCTGTATGGAGAAGTGCCTTAGATAGACtgaaaaataatccaaagaaggAAATCGCAGATGTGCTTCAACTTAGTTTTGACGGATTGGAACCCCTGGAAAAGGAAATATTTTTGGACATTGCTTGTTTCTTCAACCACCAAGTGGATTGGCATGTGGAAGACATGTTGTATTGTCGTGGTCTTCATCCAAAGATTGGAATAAGTGTACTCATCGATAAATCATTAATAACAATTAATGAACGGGACAATATTAGAATGCATGACCTGTTGCAAGAGTTAGGCAGGAGAATAGTTCGGCAGAGTGCTCCAAATGAGCCATGGAAGTGGAGTAGGATATGGTGCAAAGAGGATTTTCAACGTATTATGTTTGGAAATACG GTAATTGATGATGTTAAGGCCGTGCAATTGATGGAACGATACGATGAAAGAAATATGACATTAAGAGCAGAAACATTATCAAGAATGAGACGACTTGAATTTCTCAGAATAGAAAGTGTTAGTTTTTCTGGAAGTATTAATAGCATTTCTAGCGAATTGCGATATCTTGAGTGGGAAGAGTATCCGTTTACGTATTTTCCATCATGTTGTAAGCTATCCAAGCTTGTGAATTTAGTCTTGCAAAACAGCAACATCAAGCAACTATGGGATGGCACAATG TGTCTGGACAATTTGAAGGAATTGAATCTCTCTGACTCCGAAAATCTTGTGAAGCCTCCAAACCTTAGCCAGGCTCCAAATCTTGAGCGGCTGTTCGTTAGAAGATGTAGAAAGCTTAAGCACATCCATCCATCAACTGGAGACCTAAGAAAACTTGTTGTGTTAGATTTGAGTGGGTGCACAAGTTTAACGAGTTTTCCCGTCACTGTATTCGGTATATCTTCACTAGAAGAGGTAAATCTGAGCGGGTGCTCAAGATTATTTGGTGGGAAAGAGTTGGAGAATGGAAGTGAGAGTAGTATCCAATGCCAATCGACAGTATGGTCCACTTTTAAAAGGCTTAAGCTTAGGTTACCATTCCATTTCTTCAATTATTCTAAAAGTAGATACAACCATGTGTTCCATCTGTGGAGGCTTTCTCTGGCTCGCTTAAGCTGCGTGTATGATCTTGACCTAAGTTATTGTAATCTGCATACTATCCCTGAGGCCATATCATCCTTACATTATTTAGAGATCTTATATTTCAGGGGAAACAATATAGTTAGAGTACCTGATTTCATAAACAAGCTTCCCAGACTGAGAGTGTTGATGTTAGATAACTGCAAACGGCTAATGTACGTAGATGAGTTCCCATTACCATTACCATTACCCTATCCAGCGGCAGAGCGAACAAAACTTGTGAAACGGGGACATTTGAGATTGTGGAACTGCCCGAAAATATTAGAGAAGGAAAGGTTGAGTGGAATGGGTAGTTCATGGATGAGAGAGTACATTAAG GTACACAATGAATCCACTGATAGAGTTGCCATTGTAATACCAGGGAGTGGAGTTCCAATTCCAAGGTGGTTTAAGGATCAGAATAAGGGGGCGGATAATTCAATCTGGATAGAATCATTTCCGAATGTCAATGACAACAATTGGATTGGCATTGCCCTTTGTGCCAAGATTGTTCTTCAATTTGCACAAACCCACTTAATTTTTATCCTCTTTTACGACCAAATGGGAAATGGCAATCTCCTGCACTTTGTTGAGCTTGGAAAAGAGGAGGATGCGAGGAGTGAAATGGTTCTACTCTGCCTATTCTATTTTTCTCGCCAACGACTCATTCAGGGTTTAAAACAGCATGATCTTGATGGATCCCGCTTTCAATTCAAAGTAGACGTCGCCGGGTATTTGGAAGTGAAGAAGTGGGGAATGCGTGTGGTACTGAACCAGGATATGGAGTAA